The Anolis carolinensis isolate JA03-04 chromosome 1, rAnoCar3.1.pri, whole genome shotgun sequence genome window below encodes:
- the irs2 gene encoding insulin receptor substrate 2 isoform X1, producing MEPPGRASSAGALLSHNNSHTAAAATEPQPPLPPPPPPPLPPDVRKTGYLRKHHKHGHRRFFVLRGPPGEGSQARLEYYESEKKWLGKASPVPKRSLTLEGCLQVHKRADARHRHLVALFARGESWALAAESAEEQEGWYRAIAALLPAAGGEDEDDEGGGGGGLEDDFLEVWQVSVRARGLGQSRGLSGVQRLCLARRSVALVRLKGERPSVALPLMSIRRCGHSDGFFFLELGRSAATGPGELWMQAGDAVVAQSIHETVLGAMRALREPRCPARPRSKSQSSSSASSASSSSSSSNSSFLCSRPISVPGPPSRTGLFLRRSRTDILAPCGEGDSPQKSPQKSNALTSEPRSSSSTPETPPPLGSYVAMDHLGAPRKRTLSLTAPVQPCLVPLASASLDEYTLMRATQPCPRVAAVLYPEDYCDLEACSVGKEEGYMPMAPRTMPILPLQDACLSLSPTGVSPSHPLSSGSSSDDSGYMQMWGTGPTKLSRESPARGDYINMSPLLFPSLCGPSPASSSEGYGTQSPGEQPGCFCSAPWTPGERKNSDQYMLMSSPGTPYASWASGERKNSDQYVMMSSPGVPKAEGSYAAMPFPIHHSRMEPFLSRHSLRLSLPSREEPPTLNEPQSPSGEYVNISYSQAPLCDGPTFLLGSSLGNRSRPCDSSYTNIRSGGSQSSTLSVGSLEEALLPEVSPSPEPSGKPYVKVGVEQACLSSPLSEAGDYTEMFFTTATAPPQPISHKLETVRVSSPVSGLKRLTLSGMETFLLASPPPDPNHGAKVIRADPQGRRRHSSETFSSTTTVTPVSPSFAHKPKRHNSASVENVSLRKNEGLVEEQNGSPMCRETSAGFQHGLNHIALEGDHLANAYQGKHKGKHPLNGSIDGTYTTIDFRNRNLNEASSVKVC from the coding sequence ATGGAGCCGCCCGGCAGGGCCTCCTCAGCCGGTGCCCTCCTCAGCCACAACAACAGCCACACGGCGGCGGCGGCGACGGAGCCCCAGCcgccccttccccctccccctccgccGCCTTTGCCTCCAGACGTGCGGAAGACGGGCTACCTGCGCAAGCACCACAAGCATGGGCACCGGCGCTTCTTCGTGCTGCGGGGCCCTCCGGGAGAGggctcgcaggcgcggctggagTACTACGAGAGCGAGAAGAAGTGGCTGGGGAAGGCGTCGCCAGTGCCGAAGCGGAGCCTGACGCTGGAGGGCTGCCTGCAGGTGCACAAGCGGGCCGACGCCCGGCACCGGCACCTGGTGGCGCTCTTCGCGCGGGGCGAGTCCTGGGCGCTGGCTGCGGAGAGCGCCGAGGAGCAGGAGGGCTGGTACCGCGCCATCGCCGCTCTTCTACCCGCCGCGGGAGGCGAGGATGAAGACGACGAGGGCGGCGGCGGGGGGGGTCTTGAGGATGATTTCCTGGAGGTGTGGCAGGTGTCGGTGCGGGCGCGCGGGCTGGGCCAGAGCCGGGGCCTGTCCGGGGTGCAGCGGCTGTGCTTGGCGCGGCGGAGCGTGGCGCTGGTGCGGCTCAAGGGCGAGCGGCCCAGCGTGGCCTTGCCCCTCATGAGCATCCGCCGTTGCGGCCACTCGGACGGCTTCTTCTTCCTTGAGCTGGGCCGCTCCGCCGCCACGGGGCCCGGCGAGCTCTGGATGCAGGCCGGCGACGCCGTGGTGGCGCAGAGCATCCACGAGACAGTCCTGGGCGCCATGCGGGCCCTGCGTGAGCCCCGCTGCCCCGCGCGCCCCCGCAGCAAGAGCcagtcctcctcctccgcctcctctgcctcttcctcctcatcttcctccaATTCCTCCTTCCTGTGTAGCAGGCCCATCTCCGTCCCGGGACCCCCCAGCAGGACCGGACTCTTCCTCCGGCGCTCCAGGACTGACATCTTGGCGCCCTGCGGCGAGGGAGACAGCCCCCAAAAGAGCCCCCAGAAGAGCAATGCCCTGACCTCAGAGCCCAGAAGCAGCAGTAGCACTCCCGAGACACCCCCTCCTCTGGGCAGCTATGTTGCCATGGATCATTTGGGGGCTCCCCGGAAGCGCACGCTCTCATTAACCGCACCCGTGCAGCCCTGCCTTGTACCCCTTGCCTCAGCCTCCCTGGACGAGTACACCCTCATGCGGGCCACCCAACCCTGCCCTCGGGTGGCCGCTGTGCTTTATCCTGAGGATTATTGCGACCTAGAGGCCTGCTCTGTGGGAAAGGAGGAAGGCTATATGCCCATGGCCCCCAGGACGATGCCCATTTTGCCCTTGCAGGACGCTTGCCTGTCCCTGAGCCCCACTGGTGTATCTCCGTCACATCCGCTCAGCAGCGGGAGTTCCTCTGACGACAGTGGGTACATGCAAATGTGGGGTACTGGCCCAACCAAGCTATCCAGGGAGAGTCCTGCCAGAGGAGACTATATCAACATGTCCCCTTTGCTGTTCCCTTCTTTGTGTGGACCTTCTCCTGCTTCTTCTTCAGAAGGCTATGGCACCCAGAGTCCCGGGGAACAACCTGGATGCTTCTGTAGTGCTCCCTGGACCCCTGGTGAAAGAAAGAACAGTGACCAATACATGCTGATGAGTTCTCCAGGCACTCCCTATGCCTCCTGGGCCTCTGGTGAAAGAAAGAACAGTGACCAGTATGTGATGATGAGTTCCCCAGGAGTTCCCAAAGCAGAGGGCAGCTACGCCGCTATGCCTTTCCCCATTCACCACAGCCGAATGGAGCCTTTCCTCAGTCGCCATTCTTTACGGTTGTCGCTGCCTAGCAGGGAGGAGCCACCCACCTTGAATGAACCCCAGAGTCCCAGTGGGGAATATGTCAACATTAGCTACTCCCAAGCACCACTTTGCGATGGTCCCACCTTCCTGCTCGGCTCTAGTTTAGGTAATCGAAGCAGACCATGTGACTCCAGTTATACAAACATCAGATCGGGTGGGTCACAGTCAAGTACCCTCTCGGTGGGGTCCCTGGAGGAAGCGCTTTTGCCAGAAGTCTCCCCTAGCCCTGAGCCCTCTGGCAAGCCTTATGTAAAGGTTGGGGTAGAGCAGGCTTGTCTTTCCAGCCCACTTTCTGAGGCTGGTGACTACACAGAGATGTTTTTCACAACAGCCACTGCTCCCCCCCAACCCATCTCACATAAGCTAGAAACGGTTCGTGTAAGCAGCCCAGTGTCTGGCCTGAAGCGGCTGACACTTTCTGGAATGGAGACCTTTCTCTTGGCTAGCCCGCCTCCTGATCCCAATCACGGAGCCAAAGTCATCCGTGCTGATCCTCAGGGGCGCCGCAGGCACAGCTCAGAGACGTTCTCCTCCACGACCACCGTGACCCCCGTTTCTCCTTCTTTTGCACACAAACCTAAGCGACACAACTCTGCCTCTGTGGAAAATGTGTCCCTCAGGAAAAACGAAGGCCTTGTGGAAGAGCAAAATGGCAGCCCTATGTGTCGGGAGACGTCTGCTGGCTTCCAGCATGGCCTCAACCATATTGCTCTTGAAGGAGACCATCTGGCCAATGCTTATCAAGGGAAGCACAAAGGCAAGCATCCTCTCAATGGGAGTATTGATGGTACTTACACCACTATAGACTTTCGGAACCGCAATTTGAATGAAGCTTCGTCAGTAAAAG
- the irs2 gene encoding insulin receptor substrate 2 isoform X2, translating to MEPPGRASSAGALLSHNNSHTAAAATEPQPPLPPPPPPPLPPDVRKTGYLRKHHKHGHRRFFVLRGPPGEGSQARLEYYESEKKWLGKASPVPKRSLTLEGCLQVHKRADARHRHLVALFARGESWALAAESAEEQEGWYRAIAALLPAAGGEDEDDEGGGGGGLEDDFLEVWQVSVRARGLGQSRGLSGVQRLCLARRSVALVRLKGERPSVALPLMSIRRCGHSDGFFFLELGRSAATGPGELWMQAGDAVVAQSIHETVLGAMRALREPRCPARPRSKSQSSSSASSASSSSSSSNSSFLCSRPISVPGPPSRTGLFLRRSRTDILAPCGEGDSPQKSPQKSNALTSEPRSSSSTPETPPPLGSYVAMDHLGAPRKRTLSLTAPVQPCLVPLASASLDEYTLMRATQPCPRVAAVLYPEDYCDLEACSVGKEEGYMPMAPRTMPILPLQDACLSLSPTGVSPSHPLSSGSSSDDSGYMQMWGTGPTKLSRESPARGDYINMSPLLFPSLCGPSPASSSEGYGTQSPGEQPGCFCSAPWTPGERKNSDQYMLMSSPGTPYASWASGERKNSDQYVMMSSPGVPKAEGSYAAMPFPIHHSRMEPFLSRHSLRLSLPSREEPPTLNEPQSPSGEYVNISYSQAPLCDGPTFLLGSSLGNRSRPCDSSYTNIRSGGSQSSTLSVGSLEEALLPEVSPSPEPSGKPYVKVGVEQACLSSPLSEAGDYTEMFFTTATAPPQPISHKLETVRVSSPVSGLKRLTLSGMETFLLASPPPDPNHGAKVIRADPQGRRRHSSETFSSTTTVTPVSPSFAHKPKRHNSASVENVSLRKNEGLVEEQNGSPMCRETSAGFQHGLNHIALEGDHLANAYQGKHKGKHPLNGSIDGTYTTIDFRNRNLNEASSVKE from the coding sequence ATGGAGCCGCCCGGCAGGGCCTCCTCAGCCGGTGCCCTCCTCAGCCACAACAACAGCCACACGGCGGCGGCGGCGACGGAGCCCCAGCcgccccttccccctccccctccgccGCCTTTGCCTCCAGACGTGCGGAAGACGGGCTACCTGCGCAAGCACCACAAGCATGGGCACCGGCGCTTCTTCGTGCTGCGGGGCCCTCCGGGAGAGggctcgcaggcgcggctggagTACTACGAGAGCGAGAAGAAGTGGCTGGGGAAGGCGTCGCCAGTGCCGAAGCGGAGCCTGACGCTGGAGGGCTGCCTGCAGGTGCACAAGCGGGCCGACGCCCGGCACCGGCACCTGGTGGCGCTCTTCGCGCGGGGCGAGTCCTGGGCGCTGGCTGCGGAGAGCGCCGAGGAGCAGGAGGGCTGGTACCGCGCCATCGCCGCTCTTCTACCCGCCGCGGGAGGCGAGGATGAAGACGACGAGGGCGGCGGCGGGGGGGGTCTTGAGGATGATTTCCTGGAGGTGTGGCAGGTGTCGGTGCGGGCGCGCGGGCTGGGCCAGAGCCGGGGCCTGTCCGGGGTGCAGCGGCTGTGCTTGGCGCGGCGGAGCGTGGCGCTGGTGCGGCTCAAGGGCGAGCGGCCCAGCGTGGCCTTGCCCCTCATGAGCATCCGCCGTTGCGGCCACTCGGACGGCTTCTTCTTCCTTGAGCTGGGCCGCTCCGCCGCCACGGGGCCCGGCGAGCTCTGGATGCAGGCCGGCGACGCCGTGGTGGCGCAGAGCATCCACGAGACAGTCCTGGGCGCCATGCGGGCCCTGCGTGAGCCCCGCTGCCCCGCGCGCCCCCGCAGCAAGAGCcagtcctcctcctccgcctcctctgcctcttcctcctcatcttcctccaATTCCTCCTTCCTGTGTAGCAGGCCCATCTCCGTCCCGGGACCCCCCAGCAGGACCGGACTCTTCCTCCGGCGCTCCAGGACTGACATCTTGGCGCCCTGCGGCGAGGGAGACAGCCCCCAAAAGAGCCCCCAGAAGAGCAATGCCCTGACCTCAGAGCCCAGAAGCAGCAGTAGCACTCCCGAGACACCCCCTCCTCTGGGCAGCTATGTTGCCATGGATCATTTGGGGGCTCCCCGGAAGCGCACGCTCTCATTAACCGCACCCGTGCAGCCCTGCCTTGTACCCCTTGCCTCAGCCTCCCTGGACGAGTACACCCTCATGCGGGCCACCCAACCCTGCCCTCGGGTGGCCGCTGTGCTTTATCCTGAGGATTATTGCGACCTAGAGGCCTGCTCTGTGGGAAAGGAGGAAGGCTATATGCCCATGGCCCCCAGGACGATGCCCATTTTGCCCTTGCAGGACGCTTGCCTGTCCCTGAGCCCCACTGGTGTATCTCCGTCACATCCGCTCAGCAGCGGGAGTTCCTCTGACGACAGTGGGTACATGCAAATGTGGGGTACTGGCCCAACCAAGCTATCCAGGGAGAGTCCTGCCAGAGGAGACTATATCAACATGTCCCCTTTGCTGTTCCCTTCTTTGTGTGGACCTTCTCCTGCTTCTTCTTCAGAAGGCTATGGCACCCAGAGTCCCGGGGAACAACCTGGATGCTTCTGTAGTGCTCCCTGGACCCCTGGTGAAAGAAAGAACAGTGACCAATACATGCTGATGAGTTCTCCAGGCACTCCCTATGCCTCCTGGGCCTCTGGTGAAAGAAAGAACAGTGACCAGTATGTGATGATGAGTTCCCCAGGAGTTCCCAAAGCAGAGGGCAGCTACGCCGCTATGCCTTTCCCCATTCACCACAGCCGAATGGAGCCTTTCCTCAGTCGCCATTCTTTACGGTTGTCGCTGCCTAGCAGGGAGGAGCCACCCACCTTGAATGAACCCCAGAGTCCCAGTGGGGAATATGTCAACATTAGCTACTCCCAAGCACCACTTTGCGATGGTCCCACCTTCCTGCTCGGCTCTAGTTTAGGTAATCGAAGCAGACCATGTGACTCCAGTTATACAAACATCAGATCGGGTGGGTCACAGTCAAGTACCCTCTCGGTGGGGTCCCTGGAGGAAGCGCTTTTGCCAGAAGTCTCCCCTAGCCCTGAGCCCTCTGGCAAGCCTTATGTAAAGGTTGGGGTAGAGCAGGCTTGTCTTTCCAGCCCACTTTCTGAGGCTGGTGACTACACAGAGATGTTTTTCACAACAGCCACTGCTCCCCCCCAACCCATCTCACATAAGCTAGAAACGGTTCGTGTAAGCAGCCCAGTGTCTGGCCTGAAGCGGCTGACACTTTCTGGAATGGAGACCTTTCTCTTGGCTAGCCCGCCTCCTGATCCCAATCACGGAGCCAAAGTCATCCGTGCTGATCCTCAGGGGCGCCGCAGGCACAGCTCAGAGACGTTCTCCTCCACGACCACCGTGACCCCCGTTTCTCCTTCTTTTGCACACAAACCTAAGCGACACAACTCTGCCTCTGTGGAAAATGTGTCCCTCAGGAAAAACGAAGGCCTTGTGGAAGAGCAAAATGGCAGCCCTATGTGTCGGGAGACGTCTGCTGGCTTCCAGCATGGCCTCAACCATATTGCTCTTGAAGGAGACCATCTGGCCAATGCTTATCAAGGGAAGCACAAAGGCAAGCATCCTCTCAATGGGAGTATTGATGGTACTTACACCACTATAGACTTTCGGAACCGCAATTTGAATGAAGCTTCGTCAGTAAAAG